The Mycoplasma sp. 1654_15 genome contains a region encoding:
- a CDS encoding phosphoglycerate kinase has product MQSFLNKKNIDDLVLKDKKVLVRVDYNVPIQNGQITSTKRIKSTLPTIRKIINEGGKVILFSHLGRVKSQEDLAKKSLRIVAEELANELGQEIIFVPTTRGVELEEAISSLKAGEVLLVENTRFEDLNNKAESKNDPELGKYWASLGDVFINDAFGTLHREHASNVGIAQHIKESAIGYLVETELKALSKLIDQPKRPFVAIVGGAKISDKIGIISSLLEKADKVFIAGGMSYTFKKALGFEIGISIVEDDKIELAKELLAKYWDKIILPIDNAMAYEFKDTERLYNPRFPLQILENAEGLDIGPWTLRLFKNQLKGAHTVLWNGTLGVAEFSNFKWGTEELAKEISKLENAYTVIGGGDSVAAVEANNLQDSFSHISTGGGASITFIEKADLVGLHPIQEK; this is encoded by the coding sequence ATGCAAAGTTTTTTAAACAAGAAAAATATTGATGATTTAGTTCTAAAAGATAAAAAAGTTTTAGTACGTGTTGACTACAATGTTCCAATACAAAATGGTCAAATTACTTCAACTAAAAGAATTAAATCTACTTTGCCTACTATAAGAAAAATAATAAATGAGGGTGGAAAAGTAATTTTATTTTCTCACCTCGGAAGAGTAAAATCTCAAGAAGATTTAGCAAAAAAATCCTTGAGAATAGTTGCAGAAGAATTAGCAAACGAATTGGGTCAAGAAATAATTTTTGTTCCTACAACTAGAGGAGTTGAATTAGAAGAAGCTATTAGTAGCCTCAAAGCTGGAGAGGTTTTATTAGTAGAAAATACAAGATTCGAAGATTTAAACAACAAAGCAGAATCCAAAAATGATCCAGAGTTAGGAAAATACTGAGCTTCACTGGGAGATGTATTTATTAACGATGCTTTTGGTACATTGCATAGAGAACATGCTTCAAATGTTGGAATTGCACAACATATTAAAGAATCAGCTATTGGTTATTTAGTAGAAACTGAACTAAAAGCTCTTTCAAAATTAATTGATCAACCAAAAAGACCATTTGTTGCTATAGTTGGAGGAGCAAAAATTTCTGACAAAATCGGAATTATTTCTTCTTTATTAGAAAAAGCAGACAAAGTTTTTATTGCTGGAGGAATGTCATATACATTTAAAAAAGCTTTGGGATTTGAGATTGGAATTTCTATTGTTGAAGATGACAAAATAGAACTAGCTAAAGAGTTATTAGCTAAATACTGAGATAAAATTATTTTACCAATCGATAATGCTATGGCGTATGAATTTAAAGACACTGAAAGACTTTATAATCCTAGATTTCCTCTTCAAATTTTAGAAAATGCTGAAGGATTAGATATAGGACCATGAACACTAAGATTGTTCAAAAATCAACTAAAAGGCGCTCATACAGTTTTATGAAATGGAACATTAGGAGTTGCAGAATTTAGTAATTTTAAATGAGGAACTGAAGAGTTAGCTAAAGAAATTAGTAAATTAGAAAATGCATATACAGTTATTGGTGGTGGTGATTCAGTTGCAGCAGTTGAGGCAAATAATTTACAAGATAGTTTTAGTCATATTTCAACTGGTGGTGGAGCTTCTATTACTTTCATTGAAAAAGCTGATCTTGTTGGTT